One Salvelinus namaycush isolate Seneca chromosome 4, SaNama_1.0, whole genome shotgun sequence genomic window carries:
- the LOC120046640 gene encoding leucine-rich repeat-containing protein 1-like isoform X2, which produces MEIPESISNCKALQVADFSGNPLTRLPESFPELQNLTCLSINDISLQALPENIGNLSNLVSLELRENLLTYLPESLSLLHRLEELDLGNNELYNLPETIGCLVSLKDLWLDGNQLAEIPAEMGSMKSLLCLDVSENKLEHLPEEMGGLVSLTDLLVSQNLINALPEGIGKLRRLSILKADQNRLAQLPESIGNCESLTELVLTENRLQSLPRSIGKLKRLSNFNCDRNRLASLPKEIGGCSSLNVFCVRGNRLTRIPSEISQATELHVFDVSGNRLLHLPISLTMLRLKALWLSENQSQPLLTFQNDMDPESGEKVLTCVLLPQQPLEPDSKGSDNLARCGALESLVNDVVDDTWDDRAMNRISAIHFLDDDDDEDDEKGTLMRRATPHPGELKTMKKAAENLRNDLNAAKGLDSNKNEVNNATVTTSV; this is translated from the exons ATTGCCTGAGAGTTTTCCAGAGCTTCAGAATTTAACATGCCTTTCCATCAATGACATTTCATTGCAGGCTCTTCCCGAAAACATTGGAAA CCTCTCCAACTTGGTATCACTGGAACTCAGAGAGAATCTGCTGACATATTTACCAGA GTCACTATCACTACTTCACAGACTTGAGGAGCTTGACCTAGGGAACAATGAACTTTACAATTTG CCAGAAACAATAGGATGTCTTGTCAGCTTAAAGGACTTGTGGCTGGATGGAAACCAGTTGGCTGAAATACCTGCA GAGATGGGCAGCATGAAAAGCCTCCTGTGTCTAGATGTATCAGAGAACAAGCTGGAGCACCTTCCAGAGGAGATGGGTGGCCTGGTCTCCCTTACTGACCTGCTGGTGTCCCAGAACCTCATCAATGCTCTGCCAGAGGGCATAG GAAAACTAAGGCGACTGTCAATATTGAAAGCAGACCAGAATCGGCTTGCCCAGCTACCAGAGAGCATTGGGAACTGTGAGAGTCTCACTGAACTGGTGCTAACTGAGAATCGGCTACAG AGTTTGCCAAGAAGTATTGGAAAACTAAAGAGActttccaacttcaactgtgatAGGAACCGACTAGCGTCATTGCCTAAAGAG ATTGGAGGCTGcagtagcctgaatgtcttctgtgttCGAGGGAACAGGCTGACAAGAATTCCCTCTGAGATCTCTCAGGCCACAGAACtgcatgtgtttgatgtgtctgGAAATAG ACTACTCCACCTACCCATATCTCTGACCATGCTGCGACTCAAGGCCCTGTGGCTGTCAGAGAACCAGTCCCAGCCTCTACTCACCTTCCAGAATGACATGGATCCAGAGTCGGGGGAAAAAGTGCTCACCTGTGTTCTCCTGCCCCAGCAGCCTTTAGAACCTGACAGTAAAG GCTCAGACAACCTGGCTCGCTGCGGTGCTCTGGAGAGCCTGGTGAATGATGTGGTTGATGACACCTGGGATGACAGGGCCATGAACAGGATCAGTGCCATCCACTTCCTGGATGATGACGATGACGAGGATGATGAAAAG GGAACGCTGATGCGACGGGCCACTCCTCACCCAGGCGAGCTGAAGACTATGAAGAAAGCAGCGGAGAACCTCCGCAACGACCTGAACGCCGCCAAAGGCCTGGATTCCAACAAAAACGAGGTCAATAATGCTACAGTCACCACGTCTGTGTGA